TCTCTCTATCGCGAGTAGAAGTTCCATGGTGAGTGGGAGAACCATAGGACCTGATGTGGACCTTTCGACCAGGTTCGGCGATCTGACGTACAGGTACAATCCGGTCAATTCGGTTTTGAAGATCCAGCTCGGTGCGACGGTTCACACCGTCAACATCTCCACAGAAGACACGATCTCGGACATCATCGATAAACTCGATGACATCTTCGGGACTGGTAATGTAAGATTCGAGGATGGAAGATTGGTTTTCGAAAGTTCGCAGGCTTTCGCGATCAGGACTGAAAGTGGTACGTTCAGTTTCGTCTTCAACCTCAACGATGCACCTGTTGTTCAGGAAAACGGAAAGTACGTTCTTCGCAGCACAGCGCACGTCGGTGCCGTCTCGGTTTATAAAACCCTTTCACAGATTTCCGCTTACCGGAGCGTTTCTATTCAGAGCGGTATGCTGAAGGTCAACGGAACAGAAATCAGCATTGACGTGAACATGACGTTGAACCAGCTGATAGACGCGATCAACACGAGTGAAGCCGGCGTGAGGGCCGAATACGATGCGAACTCGGACAGGCTGATCATCTCTTCGAACAAAACCGGTCCGAACACGATATTGCTGGAAGACAACGGAACCAACCTTCTTCAGTTGCTCGGCCTGGACATCGGTCAGTTCAACATCGGCGGAACAGCACACGTTCAGCTGAGCAACAACGGTGTGAACTGGATCGATCTTTACTCCTCCACGAACGAGCTCAGTTACATGGGCTTATCCATAAAGGTGAAGGAGTTGATTCAAACTCCCGTGAGTTTCAGTGTCGAAAACGATACAGACTTTGTGGTCTCGAAGATAAAAGAGTTCGTCGAAAAGTGGAACGAGCTCATGGAGTACGTCTACAACAAGTACAACGAAAAGCCCGTGACGGGCAAGAACGAAGAGGAACTTTCCGAGGAAGAAAAGCTTCAGGGAGTGCTTCAAAGAGATTCACTTTTGAACGAGATCTTTTTCAGACTGAGAGGTTTCATAACAAAGCGCATAGATGGCGACATTTCTTATCTGTGGCAGATCGGCATAAGAACGAGCAGTTTCGGTTATCAAAACATGAAGATGGGAAAGCTCGAACTTGACGAAGACAGATTGAGAACGGTCCTTAGAGAGAGTCCCGAGAAGGTCTGGGCTTTCTTCGGTGGCACGAACGGCTTTGCTCAGCAGGTGCAGTCTTATTTGAGAGAACTGACGAAGTTCGGTGGAAGAATAGACAGCATTGCGGGCATCAGCGGAACCATCACAAAACAGATGAGGAGCCTTGCTAAGCAACTTGAGGACATGCTGGAACGCTTGCAGAAACGGGAAGCCTACCTCTGGAGCAAATTCTCAGCGATGGAAGAAGTCGTATCGAGGATGCAGGCACAGAGTGCGTGGCTCGCACAGTTCTCGAGTCTGAGGAGCAACAACCGTTAAGATTTCTTCGATAGTGTTATCTCGAACTCGTTCGGATCGGGATTGTTGAAGGTCAGCTTGATCTTTTCCCTGTGCGTCGCCACCATGGACCTGATCTTCTCCGCGTAACCAGAAAATCGCTGGTGCAGGTTCACCTTCACCGTATCGTACTGGGAAAGATCTGTCTTCCTCAGTTCGTTAGACAATCTCTTGAGCACGACCGCGGAGGACAGAACCCTGCCGGAACCTTTACAGACGGGGCAAGGTGAAAAGAGCAACTGTTCGCTCGAAGGGGTTCTCCTTTTACGGGTCAGCTCGAACAGGCCGAGGCGTGTGAATCCAAGGAGTTCAATGTGTGCCGGATCCTTTTCGAACGCTTCCCGGATCTTCTTGAACAACCTGTCGTAATATTCCTTGACTGGCATGCCGATGAAATCTATCACGACGATACCACCGATGTTGCGTAACCTGAGCTGTCTGGCTATCTCCCTGGCCGCTTCCACGTTCGTGTTGAACGCCAATTCTGCCTGGTTCTTACCAGAGGTGAAGCTCGCTGAGTTGACATCGATCACAGTCATTGCTTCCGTCGTATCGAGCGCCAGATACCCCCCACTCGGAAGATCTATCGTGCGCCTCTGCAAAAGGTTCAGCTGCTGATATATGTTGAACCGTTCGAAGAGGTCTCCTTCGACGAAGTGCACCGTTATGGACTTGCTGATCTTTTTGACTTCCTGCTTGACACGCTCGTGCACCTTCTCTTCGTTCACATAAATTTCGTCCACGTTCTTGTTCAGACGTTCTCTGAGGATGTAATCTATCGCTGTCGGTTCGCACCTGAGCGGCTTCACCTTCCTTGACTTCTTGAAGCTGAGCAACAATTGCTGCCATTCCTGTCTCAGTGATTGCAATTCTTCTTCTATGGTCTCCACGGGCATCCCTTCCGCAGCCGTTCTTATGACGATCCCTTCGTTCTTCTGAACCTTCGAAAACAGCGATTTCAGCCTTTCTCTCTCCCGTTGATCGGCTATCTTCTTGGAGACGCCCCTCACACGCGACAGGGGAAAAT
Above is a window of Thermotoga sp. Ku-13t DNA encoding:
- the fliD gene encoding flagellar filament capping protein FliD, which produces MDAISKIASSINFRYRSSNVQFGGLASGLNTADIVDALMQIEARPAERLYQKYESLGLKQKAYQQLEEKLESFETFLSSFKLQATLLAKKVSIESEKISINASASAVAGSYQIKVLSIASRSSMVSGRTIGPDVDLSTRFGDLTYRYNPVNSVLKIQLGATVHTVNISTEDTISDIIDKLDDIFGTGNVRFEDGRLVFESSQAFAIRTESGTFSFVFNLNDAPVVQENGKYVLRSTAHVGAVSVYKTLSQISAYRSVSIQSGMLKVNGTEISIDVNMTLNQLIDAINTSEAGVRAEYDANSDRLIISSNKTGPNTILLEDNGTNLLQLLGLDIGQFNIGGTAHVQLSNNGVNWIDLYSSTNELSYMGLSIKVKELIQTPVSFSVENDTDFVVSKIKEFVEKWNELMEYVYNKYNEKPVTGKNEEELSEEEKLQGVLQRDSLLNEIFFRLRGFITKRIDGDISYLWQIGIRTSSFGYQNMKMGKLELDEDRLRTVLRESPEKVWAFFGGTNGFAQQVQSYLRELTKFGGRIDSIAGISGTITKQMRSLAKQLEDMLERLQKREAYLWSKFSAMEEVVSRMQAQSAWLAQFSSLRSNNR
- a CDS encoding Rne/Rng family ribonuclease, which encodes MPGVLIINVQEDLISGAMLEDGELQEVFSEENETIAGNIYVGVVQKIVPGLNAAFVDIGESRNGFLRVSDVGKVYVQQVLAGKQLQEGSKILVQVKHDAVGQKGPQLTCKLSLVGRYVVYFPLSRVRGVSKKIADQRERERLKSLFSKVQKNEGIVIRTAAEGMPVETIEEELQSLRQEWQQLLLSFKKSRKVKPLRCEPTAIDYILRERLNKNVDEIYVNEEKVHERVKQEVKKISKSITVHFVEGDLFERFNIYQQLNLLQRRTIDLPSGGYLALDTTEAMTVIDVNSASFTSGKNQAELAFNTNVEAAREIARQLRLRNIGGIVVIDFIGMPVKEYYDRLFKKIREAFEKDPAHIELLGFTRLGLFELTRKRRTPSSEQLLFSPCPVCKGSGRVLSSAVVLKRLSNELRKTDLSQYDTVKVNLHQRFSGYAEKIRSMVATHREKIKLTFNNPDPNEFEITLSKKS